The Lutibacter sp. A64 genome segment TATAGCTCTGGAATAATAGTTTAGAGCATCTTTATAGCGTTCTTCATCATCTAAAGAATAGCCTAAATTTAATAAACAAAGCGCTTCAAGTTTTTTGTTATTTAATTGTTTAGATAATTCTAATGCTTTGTTGTAATACACTATAGAAGAATCTATAGATGAGTAATACATGGAGTCTCCATAGTCAATTAATAACTGGAATACCTACATTTATAGTTACAGTTAAAACGGCTCATAAATTAATATATTTGAATTATGAGTAAAACAAAAAGGTACGACAAGGAATTTAAGATTATGTTAGTAGAATTAATGCTCTCAGGTCAGAGTGCAGAAGATTTGGGGAAAGAATATGGTGTCCATTCTGCAAGTATACGCAGTTGGAAAAGATCCTATTTATCAAACCGAGAATCTTTTACAGGTTCAGGAACTCCGAGCTTAACACCAGAAGAAAAAGAGATTCGAGAATTGAAAAGGCGTCTTAGAGATGCTGAGATGGAGAGGGATATCTTAAAAAAGGCGGTGAGCATCTTCTCCAAGAACGACAGGTAAAGTACAGGTTTATAAATAAACACAGTACCAACTATCCTGTTGAGAAGATGTGTAAACTTTTAAAAATTAGTAGAAATTCTTATTATCAATGGCTAAGAAATAGTAGTATTATCAGAGTCTCTAAAACAAGAATACTTAAAGCGAAAATTTATCAAATATGGAAAACAAATCGTAAAGTATATGGTAGTTATAAAATCACTAAAACCTTAGCTAGAGCGGGATATCATTATCATCCATCGTATATTTCAAGACTTATGCAGCAAATGGGAATTAGAAGCCAATCTAAAAGAAAATATGTAGTTACAACGAATTCTAATCATAATTATAACATCAGTCCTAATATATTGAATAGGAATTTCAACATAAAAGAACTTGGTAAGGTTTGGGTTTCTGATATTACCTACATTCGATGTAAAGACAAATGGATTTATTTAACTACTATGATAGATTTAGCTGATAGAAAGATTGTTGGATGGTCTTTAAGCAATGATATGACTGTAGAAAATACAGTTTATAAAGCCTGGGCAAGAGCTAGAAAAAACAGACCCATTTCAGATGATTTTATTTTTCATTCTGATAGAGGGGTTCAATATGCGTCAGGTAAAATGACTGCTATTTTTAGGCATAATAAAAAGATAAATCAAAGTATGAGTAGAAAAGGTAATTGTTGGGATAATGCAGTAGCTGAATCATTTTTTAAAACAATTAAATGCGAATTAATTTACAGAAGATCATTCAAAACCTTTATCCAGGCATATAGTCAAATAGATAGTTATATTCATTGGTATAATACTAAAAGAATACATCAGTCTTTAGACTATTTAACTCCTCTAGAAATGGAA includes the following:
- a CDS encoding IS3 family transposase (programmed frameshift), with translation MSKTKRYDKEFKIMLVELMLSGQSAEDLGKEYGVHSASIRSWKRSYLSNRESFTGSGTPSLTPEEKEIRELKRRLRDAEMERDNLKKGGEHLLQERQVKYRFINKHSTNYPVEKMCKLLKISRNSYYQWLRNSSIIRVSKTRILKAKIYQIWKTNRKVYGSYKITKTLARAGYHYHPSYISRLMQQMGIRSQSKRKYVVTTNSNHNYNISPNILNRNFNIKELGKVWVSDITYIRCKDKWIYLTTMIDLADRKIVGWSLSNDMTVENTVYKAWARARKNRPISDDFIFHSDRGVQYASGKMTAIFRHNKKINQSMSRKGNCWDNAVAESFFKTIKCELIYRRSFKTFIQAYSQIDSYIHWYNTKRIHQSLDYLTPLEMEIILKNIKTKRAA